The following are from one region of the Betta splendens chromosome 15, fBetSpl5.4, whole genome shotgun sequence genome:
- the LOC114841977 gene encoding cilia- and flagella-associated protein 46 isoform X9, protein MDLDIRQYLTKATEYKDPGALQSAYSLIKDITAGTSQRGLHIGPELYVLCAEAALQLGCLDISAACLKMYFEEKLPANQFLCRAYLCQGQLKAPSTTGSMEDFEEAAVCFLKAIEISKHEPRYNFMVFNASVLYFQAVRPLLQPYLCHHLVSSLRQVVQSLEEVAHHDHSWRAELMMHLIKCLVDSGKMEEAVQHKLSENDVLVETSRQSTSLEVIYKMQDLKNRLKTMKNDELNKEDSAKLEEIFHLLVDCTKVATTVKNPSLHIPIPAYPVDRVAFLLELALLALQVKHQKVAAGCMKELKTVGETSAGQRIIMECVTCGINLLKKEAKMSAYCKASVEAQLKEIGKLDKLLQTAVRERDPQAAQAVCATQWSFCLPLLQHNLRKYIKAPLLRMAQVLEDTQSVMQGMRSQIHSELAAMEEEEGRLEAALTHLHKAMLLDNGTQRQRLSSAFHLLQLRKTLYQTPSRNEDKAALLLQQAKEIQPQDKTDSRPCLVAVGLLLAPDDFQMVLDADDTSEISLASGPVAQLCAKAQHHTTCVQRVHRHLTTQGDNSDNAERVKLWATLAKKARKEEVWDVCRAASRFCLLYDDGRWKMSVNDECTCSDKESLAECNRGCTENQININDLLQLLAEIRFIAAEATVQKLLTEGVKLNSPAVPPRERGVCVSEVNQHWIIYRDWIQTLSAHATSNFLRAAELGVEINEPWVVANAAIYLWNYNSHLLAAGEYQHLVPTFQGLVEMLQKIEFTRNRALVVLLCDVVARGLIQPLCNTDYIEPSPQADKGKNRAEKGMEKAANSHGSFLDPAPLQDVHKALQLSEYALHLSGCNNTGEKISIAVRKQAVATWVQIKRLLKQQIGSEIDIKHKSEDEDVSAMTRVLVAAEMLQCNKNPRHMEFSAPSLSTLLSMASECSWTDAVVELQVWCQLASFCYDVNDHSLVLCCTKNALQLEGAATKTLNIMPCALYSLSAVNEMLSSAACLRGLSLAHESRGDLHKYREALKMLLFGVSNAEKADNPALCITAAKHYWNTCLPLTQIPVERWQFQKPLEKILTALVHTNCSHTSKQGKAKRFLTLEAASPVRPKDGSQADEDLSLRADIYSFLLQLHVELKDWKSALQLLDKAISDVSCTRRRIPLQKQRILVKVQLGENILMDMQKLRGEDEWCCSSMWHQAALCATNKSKQLTYYQESITSAMCPKKVSLLMEFGAWLYCHNFPKADAHHQLQWAIDILLNVEPEQAEEPGDNSKGKDLSSGKCELLVGVQVFSWIHNLSNLKEVWRLDYLIQAHTLVAVMTDKTSPEYQLYLVRAYTFVLQIWKESMAVASQISSDMAKCQPPQPPQSAGSKKDQDKGKNKKTKDHTPAEERPKSITLDQTLPSAVKEWACYMCPDQVRQIFRANSNPHCINRQSISKQTQSLFYLNRLENELRLLSLDHLTLPVLHLAETIAHDLMDDEGLSDLYRLRIVRTCWQLGVEANFAYQEKLVILSSIQKQMQMRCQNIITSSQGRSDIHKQVILQKTGMDNSAWLRKEGMDMRVQDIWLDKAEVCLSMGLYQPTRQLLAEAHLISVELGDLKAVARCLLKCAILACEEQNYAQALILLDKSLALGGNKEFWYHFTLTKVRAVLGQRHRDAQAKAELIIKEGCEALKLNLEQQAIQAPELTFMIISLEMRGAMECISFITGSECGGAPSTEALQRLTSSCDKLRDCAITFTKLSYNEQAAEAHAECAHTLRFLSSHAADPASKQRFLLNGLSQMQLAVMLQEHVAQRIQDLLYPQEESHQQLLPAIRKLLRLRLALAEFCLAMLEEHCAEEKSQAVARMWKTSVMIALEDFTRCTPEPDSLEQEWVSVGSTLGQVALSQLAAVRSYKLVNMETRARCLTLMGTYLRLQAVHEGPVQMCFLWGRNKQVSHSEPKPIFIKEGDSEKDGESSRMTSAKRAELQQKRCKVQQLLTQASKALAEATSLCLQHNLPRSILADASLSMLECHGQSNPAVAGQYLALFQSCCTVSMIVEVLSSACANTSVSQFSALLSFHRKLLLAQEERPSSMLRGVEDSLNSLSKAFSHLTISPNHLNMLAELPPNLKILLLQHNKDGSQLYGAFYETTKESESPKGKTGILTCSSVAKVSVCPQALGALRKKTQAFGQETRHTLLKEGFWQSTDSRLEVTAEHQETAAEKTLEHHFREIVQDMEEYLNPLLEQFDFSCLRLETLSAPEMTRIKEKEDKANSAKEEQGTFLVLLADQMLLELPLEALSILQEKGLTSVSRDFSLQLLHSRLNKEEPQIVEKDNKKETKGARGTKEKGDQSRAIKVVPANRTLPSNTFPIDSKNFKYIIDPNQKGNIEGTCPFTRIEEILESHNQQFTHPFVRNKQKPSLPEMEQLLCRCSAFIYLGMQRFTEDVPLSKLAALNLCECRMALLFDRIQNSATLLRQSSLHLHKSTGKLALEETLETALLLSVVGVGCVVLNHWHSSLKQNTHNVATILDNMLRSSQTSGQSVYALRKGTSKVTGQENQSHDQTLLADFEEDHVQHKMTHSLFNCVLYGLPNLIFT, encoded by the exons ATGGACCTGGATATTCGTCAATATCTAACCAAGGCAACGGAGTATAAAG ACCCCGGGGCTCTGCAGTCAGCATACAGCCTGATAAAGGACATCACAGCAGGGACGAGCCAAAGAGGTTTACATATTGGCCCAGAGTTGTACGTCCTGTGTGCGGAAGCAGCCCTCCAG TTGGGTTGCTTGGACATTAGCGCAGCATGTCTAAAGATGTACTTTGAAGAGAAACTGCCTGCTAATCAATTTTTGTGTAGAGCCTATCTCTGTCAGGGCCAGCTAAAGGCTCCATCGACCACTGGAAGCATG gaAGACTTTGAAGAGGCTGCAGTGTGTTTCCTGAAAGCAATTGAAATTTCAAAGCATGAGCCAAG ATACAACTTCATGGTTTTCAATGCCTCAGTGCTGTATTTTCAGGCAGTGCGTCCACTTTTGCAGCCATATCTGTGCCATCATCTGGTTTCTTCACTCAGGCAGGTGGTCCAAAGTCTAGAGGAGGTGGCTCATCACGACCACAGCTGGAGGGCTGAACTCATGAT GCATCTCATCAAATGTCTTGTGGACTCTGGGAAAATGGAAGAAGCT gtACAACACAAGCTGTCAGAGAATGATGTCCTTGTTGAAACAAGCAGACAGTCTACCTCATTGGAGGTGATTTACAAAATGCAGGATTTAAAAAA CAGgttgaaaacaatgaaaaatgaTGAGCTGAATAAGGAAGATTCTGCTAAGCTGGAGGAGATCTTCCATCTTCTGGTGGATTGTACCAAAGTAGCCACTACAGTCAAGAACCCAAGCCTTCACATCCCAATCCCTGCTTATCCTGTTGACAG AGTTGCCTTTCTACTGGAGTTGGCTCTGCTGGCCTTGCAAGTAAAGCATCAAAAAGTAGCTGCCGGCTGTATGAAAGAGCTAAAAACAGTGGGAGAGACT AGTGCTGGCCAGCGCATAATAATGGAATGTGTTACCTGTGGAATCAACCTTCTGAAGAAAGAGGCAAAGATGAGCGCCTATTGCAAAGCCAGTGTAGAG GCACAACTGAAGGAGATAGGCAAGCTGGATAAGTTGCTGCAGACTGCAGTGAGAGAAAGGGACCCTCAAGCAGCGCAGGCAGTATGTGCTACTCAGTGGAGCTTCTGCCTGCCCCTCCTACAGCACaacctcaggaagtacatcaaGGCACCTCTGCTTAGAATGGCCCAAGTGTTGGAAGACACGCAAAG TGTGATGCAGGGGATGCGCAGTCAGATCCACTCTGAACTGGCAGcaatggaagaggaggaggggcgtCTTGAGGCTGCTTTGACTCACCTTCACAAAGCAATGCTGCTGGATAACGGAACTCAACGACAACGGCTGTCGTCTGCcttccacctcctgcagctgagaaAGACCCTCTACCAAACACCGTCCCGGAATGAGGACAAAGCTGCTTTGCTACTGCAGCAG GCCAAAGAAATTCAGCCCCAAGATAAAACAGACAGCCGTCCCTGTTTGGTTGCTGTGGGTCTTCTTTTGGCCCCTGATGATTTCCAGATGGTGCTTGATGCAGATGACACCTCCGAAA TCAGTCTTGCATCTGGACCAGTGGCTCAGCTCTGTGCTAAGGCTCAACATCACACTACATGTGTACAGAGGGTACACAGACACCTGACCACACAAGGAGATAATTCTGACAATGCAGAAAG GGTGAAGTTGTGGGCAACACTGGCAAAGAAAGCGAGGAAAGAGGAAGTCTGGGATGTGTGTCGAGCTGCTTCCCGATTCTGTTTACTTTATGATGATGGGAGATGGAAAATGTCTGTGAATGATG aatGTACATGCTCAGACAAGGAGAGCCTGGCAGAGTGTAATCGGGGCTGCACTGAAAACCAAATTAACATAAATGACTTGTTGCAGCTTCTAGCTGAAATAAGGTTTATTGCtgctgag GCCACCGTCCAGAAGCTGTTAACAGAAGGAGTGAAGCTAAACAGCCCTGCCGTCCCCCCACGAGAGagaggtgtttgtgtttctgaagTCAATCAACATTGGATTATATACAG AGACTGGATTCAAACACTGTCTGCCCATGCCACCTCCAACTTCTTGCGAGCAGCAGAGCTTGGAGTAGAGATCAACGAGCCGTGGGTTGTTGCCAATGCAGCCATTTACCTGTGGAACTACAACAGCCACCTGTTGGCCGCTGGGGAATACCAACACCTGGTTCCCACCTTCCAGGGACTGGTGGAAATGCTTCAAAAGATAGAATTCACTCG GAATCGTGCTCttgtggtgctgctgtgtgatgtAGTGGCCCGGGGGTTGATCCAGCCCCTTTGTAACACAGACTATATTGAGCCATCCCCACAAGCAGATAAAGGCAAAAACAGAGCTGAAAAGGGGATGGAGAAGGCTGCCAATAGCCATGGGAGTTTCTTGGACCCTGCTCCCCTGCAGGATGTCCACAAGGCATTACAG CTTAGTGAATATGCCCTTCACTTGTCCGGCTGCAACAACACAGGAGAGAAAATTTCCATTGCTGTAAGGAAGCAAGCGGTGGCCACATGGGTGCAGATCAAGAGACTGTTGAAGCAACAAATTGGCTCAGAGATTGACATTAAACACAAG tCTGAGGATGAGGACGTGTCTGCGATGACGCGAGTACTGGTTGCTGCGGAGATGCTCCAGTGCAATAAGAACCCGAGGCACATGGAATTCTCCGCTCCCAGTCTCTCCACA CTGTTGAGCATGGCATCAGAATGCAGCTGGACTGATGCTGTGGTGGAGCTCCAGGTGTGGTGTCAGCTGGCCTCTTTCTGTTATGATGTCAATGACCACAGCTTGGTACTGTGCTGTACTAAGAATGCTCTGCAGCTGGAAGGAGCAGCAACCAAAACGCTCAACATCATGCCTTGTGCTTT ATATAGCCTGTCTGCGGTGAATGAAATGCTGAGCAGTGCAGCTTGTTTGAGAGGTTTAAGCTTAGCCCATGAGTCCAGAGgagatttacacaaatacagAGAGGCCCTGAAGATGCTTCTGTTTGGTGTCAG CAATGCAGAAAAGGCTGACAATCCAGCATTGTGTATCACAGCTGCCAAACATTACTGGAACACTTGCTTACCGCTGACACAGATTCCCGTGGAAAGATGGCAGTTTCAAAAACCCCTAGAGAAGATCCTGACTGCTCTGGTTCATACAAACTGCAGCCATacaagt AAGCAGGGCAAAGCAAAACGCTTTCTGACCTTGGAGGCAGCATCTCCTGTGAGACCCAAGGATGGGTCACAGG CAGATGAAGATCTAAGCCTGAGAGCAGATATTTACAGTTTCTTGCTCCAACTCCATGTTGAATTAAAAGACTGGAAAAGtgctctgcagcttctggaCAAAGCAATTAGTGATGTGTCGTGCACCAGACGTCGAAT ACCTCTGCAGAAACAACGTATTCTGGTGAAAGTACAACTGGGGGAAAACATACTGATGGACATGCAGAAGTTACGAGGGGAAGATGAGTGGTGCTGTTCATCTATGTGGCATCAGGCTGCACTTTGTGCTACCAATAAGTCCAAACAACTGACCTACTACCAGGAATCCATCACCTCCGCCATG TGTCCAAAGAAGGTCAGCCTTTTGATGGAATTTGGAGCATGGCTCTACTGTCACAACTTCCCCAAAGCTGATGCCCACCACCAGCTTCAATGGGCCATTGACATCCTTCTAAATGTGGAACCTGAACAGGCAGAAGAGCCAG GGGATAACTCAAAAGGGAAGGATTTGAGCTCAGGGAAATGTGAGCTTTTGGTAGGAGTCCAGGTTTTTTCATGGATCCATAATTTGTCTAATCTGAAGGAAGTGTGGCGCCTGGACTATTTGATCCAAGCACACACCCTAGTCGCTGTCATGACAGACAAGACGTCACCCGAGTACCAGCTTTACCTGGTCAGAGCGTACACCTTTGTACTTCAGATTTGGAAG GAGTCCATGGCAGTGGCTAGTCAGATTTCAAGTGATATGGCAAAGTGtcagcctcctcagcctcctcagtCTGCTGGATCCAAAAAGGATCAAGACaagggcaaaaacaaaaaaacaaaagat CACACCCCTGCAGAGGAAAGACCTAAGTCTATTACTTTGGATCAGACTCTGCCTTCAGCTGTGAAGGAGTGGGCTTGCTACATGTGCCCTGACCAGGTCAGGCAGATATTCAGAGCCAACAGTAACCCTCACTGTATCAACAGGCAGAGCATTTCAAAGCAG ACTCAGAGCCTGTTTTATCTCAACCGGCTGGAAAACGAACTTCGCTTGCTGTCTCTTGACCATCTGACCCTGCCTGTTTTGCATCTAGCTGAGACCATTGCTCATGATCTTATGGATGATGAGGGCCTCTCTGACCTCTATCGACTTAG AATCGTGAGGACCTGTTGGCAGCTGGGTGTGGAAGCCAATTTTGCATATCAGGAAAAGCTCGTAATTCTGAGTAGTAttcaaaaacaaatgcaaatgag GTGCCAGAACATAATAACTTCATCACAAGGAAGGAGTGACATTCACAAACAG GTAATCTTACAGAAGACAGGGATGGATAACAGTGCTTGGTTGAGGAAGGAAGGCATGGACATGCGTGTTCAGGATATCTGGCTGGACAAAGCTGAAGTTTGCCTCAGTATGGGACTGTATCAGCCAACTAGACAGCTTCTGGCAGAGGCCCACCTAATATCTGTG GAACTTGGAGACCTAAAAGCAGTTGCCAGATGTTTGCTCAAATGTGCCATCCTGGCTTGTGAAGAGCAGAACTATGCCCAGGCTTTGATCCTGTTGGACAAATCCTTGGCCCTGGGTGGGAATAAGGAGTTCTGGTACCATTTCACATTGACCAAGGTCAGAGCTGTATTAGGGCAGAGACATCGGGATGCACAAGCCAAG GCTGAACTCATTATAAAGGAAGGCTGTGAAGCGCTCAAGCTCAACCTGGAGCAACAGGCCATTCAAGCACCTGAGCTCACGTTCATGATTATTTCACTAGAGATGAG AGGTGCCATGGAATGTATAAGTTTCATCACTGGAAGTGAATGCGGAGGAGCTCCTTCCACTGAGGCTCTGCAGAGGTTAACGTCTTCCTGTGATAAACTCAGAGATTGTGCCATTACATTTACTAAGCTCAGCTACAATGAGCAGGCTGCAGAAGCACATGCAGAATGTGCACATACACTGAG ATTCTTGTCCTCCCATGCAGCTGATCCAGCCAGTAAACAGCGTTTCCTGCTCAATGGCCTCTCCCAGATGCAGTTAGCTGTCATGTTACAGGAACACGTAGCTCAGAGAATTCAGGACCTGCTATACCCACAGGAGGAG AGCCATCAACAGCTGCTACCAGCCATCAGAAAGCTGCTGCGCCTGCGACTGGCCTTGGCAGAATTTTGTCTAGCCATGTTGGAGGAGCACTGTGCTGAGGAAAAAAGCCAAGCTGTGGCTCGGATGTGGAAAACCTCTGTTATGATAGCATTGGAGGATTTTACACGCTGCACTCCTGAACCTGACTCTTTGGAACAG GAATGGGTGAGTGTGGGTAGCACCTTGGGACAGGTGGCTCTGAGCCAACTTGCTGCAGTCCGTTCCTACAAGCTGGTCAACATGGAGACCAGAGCTCGATGCCTGACTCTGATGGGGACGTACCTTAGACTGCAGGCTGTGCATGAAGGACCTGTTCAAATGTGCTTCCTCTGGGGCAGAAACAAGCAG GTGTCCCATTCTGAACCTAAACCAATTTTCATAAAGGAAGGGGATTCTGAGAAAGACGGAGAGTCAAGCAGAATGACCTCTGCCAAACGTGCTgagctgcag CAAAAGAGATGTAAAGTGCAGCAGTTGTTGACACAAGCCAGTAAAGCACTTGCTGAAGCCACCAGCCTTTGTCTCCAGCATAACCTGCCTCGTTCCATCTTGGCCGATGCCTCTCTCAGCATGTTAGAGTGCCATGGCCAGTCAAACCCTGCAGTGGCAGGGCAGTATCTTGCTCTTTTTCAG AGTTGCTGTACTGTATCTATGATTGTTGAGGTCCTCAGTTCTGCCTGTGCAAACACCAGTGTGTCCCAGTTCTcggctctgctcagtttccacaGGAAACTGCTTCTTGCACAGGAGGAGAGGCCCAGCAGCATGCTTAGGGGGGTGGAGGACTCCCTCAACAGCCTTTCTAAG GCCTTCAGCCACCTGACAATCAGTCCCAATCACCTAAACATGCTTGCGGAGCTTCCACCTAACCTGAAGATTCTACTACTTCAGCACAATAAGGATGG GTCACAACTTTATGGGGCTTTTTATGAAACAACCAAAGAGTCAGAAAGTCCCAAAGGAAAAACAG GTATCCTGACGTGCTCCAGCGTGGCAAAGGTTTCAGTCTGCCCGCAGGCTCTGGGGGCACTGAGGAAGAAAACTCAAGCCTTTGGGCAGGAGACCAGACACACCCTCCTCAAAGAAGGCTTCTGGCAAAGCACTGACAGCAGGCTGGAGGTCACTGCAGAGCATCAG gaaactgcagcagaaaaaacGTTAGAACATCACTTCAGAGAAATTGTACAAGATATGGAAGAATATTTAAATCCACTTCTTGAACAGTTTGACTTCTCTTGCCTTAG GCTTGAAACTCTATCAGCTCCAGAGATGACCAGaatcaaagaaaaagaagacaaggCAAACTCTGCTAAAG AGGAACAGGGGACGTTTTTGGTGTTGCTGGCAGACCAGATGTTGCTAGAGTTGCCGCTGGAAGCCCTGTCCATCCTGCAAGAAAAAGGCCTGACCTCTGTCTCACGAGACTTCTCCTTACAGCTCCTCCACAGTCGACTGAACAAGGAAGAGCCACAGATAG TTGAAAAGGACAACAAAAAGGAGACCAAAGGTGCGAGGGGAACTAAAGAGAAGGGAGATCAAAGCCGAGCCATCAAAGTG gtgcCTGCTAATCGGACCTTGCCTTCAAACACCTTCCCTATCGATTCAAAGAACTTTAAAT ACATAATTGACCCCAACCAAAAAGGTAACATTG AAGGTACCTGTCCTTTTACACGCATAGAAGAGATTTTAGAATCCCACAATCAGCAATTCACACATCCCTTtgtgagaaacaaacaaaaacccag TCTGCCTgagatggagcagctgctgtgcagaTGCAGTGCCTTCATTTACCTCGGGATGCAACGTTTCACAGAAGACGTTCCACTTTCCAAACTGGCAGCTCTCAATCTGTGTG AGTGTCGCATGGCTCTGCTCTTTGACCGGATCCAAAACTCTGCCACCCTCCTTCGCCAATCAAGCCTACATCTGCACAAGAG CACAGGAAAGCTTGCCCTGGAAGAAACCCTGGAGACTGCTCTCCTCTTGAGTGTGGTGGGTGTTGGCTGTGTTGTCCTCAATCATTGGCACAGCAGCCttaagcagaacacacacaatgtggccACAATACTAGACA acatGCTGAGGTCCAGTCAGACCTCTGGACAAAGCGTCTATGCCTTGAGGAAGGGAACCAGCAAAGTGACAGGACAAGAAAATCAGTCACATG ATCAAACTCTCCTTGCTGACTTTGAGGAAGATCATGTTCAACACAAAATGACTCATTCACTCTTCAACTGTGTTCTTTATGGACTCCCTAACCTAATTTTTACCTAA